A single window of Marinilactibacillus sp. Marseille-P9653 DNA harbors:
- a CDS encoding putative holin-like toxin — translation MGFGSLLISLISLVVVLIKLNNDKKNNRL, via the coding sequence ATGGGTTTTGGAAGTCTGTTGATTTCCTTAATTAGTCTTGTAGTTGTGCTGATAAAGCTAAACAACGACAAAAAAAATAACCGTCTTTAA